A stretch of Shewanella dokdonensis DNA encodes these proteins:
- a CDS encoding MFS transporter translates to MCVLILLVGSRVIPETQAETAQPMDIGGICWFVSSLSLLLVPVTLGREWPYLWWLIIGVLPSAYLLWRFESAQEKSGRFPILPPSLFKKPLVVHGFISEATVTFTYPGYLFVTALCLQNAFGFSPRQSGNTFIALGMLFFLGSLLSKPLSNKLGDTTSYLIGALFTVVGFSITIMLIQNNPQELSYYQLWCGTGAVGLGNALMLTSAFRITLVSVDKQHAGEASSALVTIQQGCFALGTAFAGSVYAAMSSHGYSAITLTLALLSILLMSVGGINAWYTYRRAR, encoded by the coding sequence TTGTGTGTTCTCATTCTGCTGGTAGGAAGCCGCGTAATTCCTGAGACGCAAGCAGAAACAGCACAACCGATGGATATCGGTGGTATCTGCTGGTTTGTAAGCAGTTTGTCATTGTTACTCGTTCCCGTGACTTTAGGGCGTGAGTGGCCGTATTTGTGGTGGCTTATCATAGGGGTGTTACCGTCTGCATACTTGCTATGGCGATTTGAAAGCGCGCAGGAAAAGTCTGGCCGCTTTCCCATATTGCCACCGTCTTTATTCAAGAAACCGCTTGTGGTGCATGGTTTTATCAGTGAAGCAACCGTGACCTTTACCTATCCTGGTTATTTATTTGTCACGGCCTTATGTCTGCAAAATGCTTTTGGGTTTTCACCCCGTCAATCAGGCAACACCTTTATTGCTCTTGGAATGCTGTTTTTCCTAGGCTCACTCCTGAGTAAGCCACTGAGCAATAAGCTGGGAGATACCACTAGCTATCTCATCGGCGCGCTGTTCACTGTGGTAGGTTTTAGCATCACCATCATGTTGATTCAAAATAACCCGCAGGAATTATCCTATTATCAGTTATGGTGTGGCACTGGCGCGGTAGGATTAGGCAATGCCCTTATGTTAACCAGCGCTTTTCGAATTACGCTGGTAAGTGTCGACAAACAGCATGCCGGCGAGGCAAGCAGCGCACTGGTGACAATCCAACAAGGTTGCTTTGCATTAGGCACTGCATTTGCTGGCAGTGTGTATGCTGCCATGTCATCCCATGGCTATTCCGCCATTACATTAACGCTAGCGTTATTATCGATTCTACTTATGAGCGTTGGTGGCATAAATGCCTGGTACACCTACCGCAGAGCACGATAA
- the mrcB gene encoding penicillin-binding protein 1B produces MTTAKNNRKSSAKNGKAATKAKNAGGFWRQLWSFAWKLALVTAAVLAVYCIYLDQIIARKFEGQKWYLPAQIFSRSMALYPGAPVSHSQFIDELKLLGYRKVANPRQIGEFSASSTRVELWRRPFLHPEGQQPAQQVMVSFDSNGVAAVDRLSDRRQLAVFHLEPVLLDRIVTGDGEDRLFVPTKEIPQSVVDGLLLTEDRSFYEHYGINPLAIVRAAMVNLSAGRTVQGGSTLTQQLAKNFFLTSERSLIRKIREALMAVIIDARYSKQEILEAYLNEVYMGQDHNRAIHGMGLASQFYFGRPIGELTLAQQALLVAEIKGPSYYNPWRYPQRAQERRDLVLRLMMEGNKISVEQYKVAAASPLGLRNGARPVHQKLPAFFARVKQELRERYGDALLKQSGIKVYTTLDPLAQEAAEKAVSATIKSLDSKNTGLQAGMVVTERYTYGIAAMVGDRNPGYDGFDRAEEIRRPIGSLVKPFVYATALAQGNNYNLLTPLKDEPITLKNEQGKTWSPKNDDRQFSGQVSLLTALTKSMNVPTVNLGMAVGLDAVATTLQQAGWSESVAAYPSMLLGAVNGSPLMVAQVYQTLANNGHYRQLYAVTAVLDKDNQPLQVSHLPQTEAIDPAVNYLVQYALTQVVQTGTAAKLGAAFPGVKLAGKTGTSNDQRDSWFAGFDERNVAAIWVGRDDNGKTGLYGSSGAMAIYRSFLNYRAPLSLRLPPVSGVVQGYFDRDTGAAKQRDCSDVVAAPALVDSYHPAANCGEPRPWWQRMFGG; encoded by the coding sequence ATGACAACTGCGAAAAATAATCGAAAAAGTAGTGCTAAAAACGGCAAAGCCGCCACCAAAGCCAAGAACGCGGGTGGATTTTGGCGGCAGTTATGGTCTTTTGCTTGGAAGTTGGCACTGGTTACTGCGGCGGTGCTGGCGGTGTACTGCATCTATTTAGATCAGATTATTGCCCGTAAATTTGAAGGCCAGAAGTGGTATCTGCCCGCGCAGATCTTCAGTCGCTCAATGGCGCTTTATCCCGGCGCGCCGGTGAGCCACTCGCAGTTTATCGATGAACTCAAACTGTTGGGTTACCGCAAGGTGGCTAACCCGCGGCAGATTGGTGAGTTTTCGGCATCTTCTACTCGAGTCGAACTGTGGCGCCGACCGTTTTTACATCCCGAAGGGCAGCAACCCGCACAACAAGTGATGGTGAGCTTTGACAGCAATGGCGTGGCCGCGGTTGATCGTTTGAGCGATCGTCGACAACTCGCGGTGTTCCACCTAGAGCCCGTGCTACTGGATCGTATCGTTACCGGCGATGGTGAAGACCGATTATTTGTGCCGACGAAAGAGATCCCGCAATCTGTGGTGGACGGTTTGCTGCTCACCGAAGATCGCAGTTTTTACGAACATTATGGTATTAATCCGCTGGCGATTGTGCGGGCGGCGATGGTTAATCTCAGTGCCGGTCGCACGGTGCAAGGTGGTTCAACCCTAACGCAACAGCTAGCCAAGAACTTCTTTTTGACCAGTGAACGTTCGCTCATTCGCAAGATCCGTGAAGCGCTGATGGCGGTCATCATTGATGCACGCTACAGCAAACAGGAGATCCTCGAAGCTTATCTGAACGAAGTTTACATGGGGCAGGACCATAACCGGGCAATCCACGGCATGGGGCTGGCTTCGCAGTTTTATTTTGGGCGGCCCATCGGGGAGCTAACCTTGGCGCAGCAAGCGCTGTTAGTGGCGGAGATCAAAGGCCCATCCTATTACAATCCCTGGCGTTATCCGCAGCGGGCTCAGGAGCGGCGTGATCTGGTGCTACGGCTGATGATGGAAGGCAATAAAATCAGCGTAGAACAGTATAAAGTTGCGGCGGCTTCTCCTTTGGGATTGCGTAATGGCGCCCGTCCGGTGCATCAAAAACTGCCAGCATTTTTTGCGCGGGTGAAACAGGAACTGCGTGAGCGTTATGGTGATGCCTTGCTCAAGCAATCTGGGATTAAGGTGTATACCACACTTGATCCATTGGCACAGGAAGCCGCAGAAAAAGCGGTGAGTGCCACTATCAAGTCTCTGGACAGTAAAAATACTGGGTTACAGGCGGGAATGGTGGTCACCGAACGTTATACCTACGGTATTGCGGCCATGGTGGGCGATCGTAATCCTGGATATGACGGTTTCGACCGTGCTGAAGAGATCCGGCGGCCAATTGGTTCATTAGTAAAACCCTTTGTTTATGCCACGGCACTAGCTCAGGGCAATAACTATAATTTGCTGACACCGCTGAAAGATGAACCCATTACCCTGAAAAATGAACAGGGTAAAACCTGGTCACCCAAAAATGATGATCGTCAGTTCAGTGGGCAAGTTTCCTTGCTGACGGCACTGACAAAGTCCATGAATGTGCCAACGGTGAATCTGGGCATGGCTGTCGGCCTGGATGCGGTCGCAACCACCTTGCAGCAAGCGGGGTGGTCTGAGTCGGTGGCGGCTTACCCGTCGATGTTACTGGGAGCGGTCAACGGTTCACCACTGATGGTGGCTCAGGTGTATCAAACGCTGGCAAATAATGGTCATTATCGGCAACTGTATGCGGTCACCGCCGTGCTGGATAAAGATAACCAGCCGTTGCAAGTCAGCCATCTGCCACAGACAGAAGCCATTGATCCGGCGGTAAACTACCTAGTGCAGTACGCCTTGACTCAGGTAGTGCAAACCGGCACTGCGGCCAAACTTGGGGCAGCGTTCCCCGGTGTTAAACTCGCGGGTAAAACTGGTACCAGTAACGATCAACGCGATTCTTGGTTTGCTGGTTTTGATGAACGTAACGTGGCCGCTATCTGGGTTGGTCGGGACGATAATGGTAAAACTGGGTTATATGGCAGCAGTGGTGCCATGGCTATTTATCGTAGTTTCCTTAATTATCGCGCCCCGTTGTCATTAAGGTTACCGCCTGTAAGCGGGGTTGTTCAGGGGTATTTTGATCGAGATACCGGCGCGGCTAAACAGCGTGATTGTAGTGATGTGGTGGCGGCGCCAGCTCTAGTTGATAGCTATCATCCGGCGGCTAATTGTGGTGAGCCACGTCCTTGGTGGCAACGGATGTTTGGTGGGTAA
- a CDS encoding thiol:disulfide interchange protein DsbA/DsbL, with the protein MCQPKLDTSSSDDIQQRIKESILLKPILAAVVISVASLSAQAADFIEGKHYTQIADKGSATPNVSEFFSFYCPHCYQMSQKYLPFIKTNLKPDVAFESKHVDFMNSALGTEVMKSLAVMEQLGLEKQLANQMFGAIQGDDDHSQAGHQHQSTINSRDDIKAIFAKAGVDAAKYDEVADSSAVNDTIKLWRKQQNDYRIDSVPTFVVNDKYMINLSEMHNIKELVDLINYLATEKDEKNQVAVSAGYLSHCADWQR; encoded by the coding sequence GTGTGTCAGCCTAAGCTCGACACCAGCAGTTCTGACGATATTCAACAGCGAATTAAGGAGTCTATTTTGCTCAAGCCCATTCTGGCCGCAGTGGTAATTTCCGTGGCGTCTCTCTCCGCTCAGGCTGCGGATTTCATTGAAGGTAAACACTACACCCAGATTGCCGATAAAGGCAGTGCAACGCCCAACGTAAGTGAGTTCTTCTCTTTCTATTGTCCACACTGTTACCAGATGTCGCAGAAATACCTGCCGTTCATTAAAACCAACCTCAAACCAGATGTGGCATTCGAAAGCAAGCATGTCGACTTTATGAACAGTGCCCTCGGCACAGAAGTGATGAAGTCCCTCGCCGTTATGGAGCAACTGGGGCTGGAAAAACAGCTGGCGAACCAGATGTTTGGCGCTATCCAGGGCGATGATGACCACAGCCAAGCCGGTCACCAACATCAATCGACTATCAACAGTCGGGATGATATCAAAGCGATTTTTGCCAAAGCCGGAGTCGATGCAGCGAAATATGATGAAGTGGCCGACAGCAGTGCCGTCAATGACACCATCAAATTATGGCGGAAACAGCAGAACGATTACCGGATCGATAGCGTACCGACCTTTGTCGTTAATGATAAGTACATGATTAACTTATCTGAAATGCACAACATCAAAGAACTTGTCGATCTCATCAACTATCTGGCAACTGAAAAAGATGAGAAAAATCAGGTGGCAGTGTCGGCTGGGTATTTATCGCACTGTGCGGATTGGCAGCGCTGA
- a CDS encoding helix-turn-helix domain-containing protein, with product MDIMGRAKTCESNTLDTYKLYRANMVDNQRLIGEFLRAKREQIAPAMVGLPQPKRSRTRGLRREDVAELSGISTVWYSKIERGQAAGISSSVVCPESGFTA from the coding sequence ATGGACATTATGGGAAGGGCTAAAACGTGTGAAAGTAACACGTTAGACACGTATAAATTGTATAGGGCAAACATGGTCGATAATCAGAGATTGATAGGCGAGTTTCTGCGGGCTAAACGAGAACAGATTGCTCCTGCTATGGTTGGTTTACCCCAGCCTAAGCGCTCCAGAACTCGCGGACTACGACGCGAAGATGTGGCTGAACTGAGCGGTATTAGTACCGTTTGGTATAGCAAAATTGAACGAGGGCAAGCCGCGGGGATCTCCTCAAGTGTTGTCTGCCCTGAGTCAGGCTTTACAGCTTAA
- the hrpB gene encoding ATP-dependent helicase HrpB, whose translation MDALPINSLLPELRQALASVNRIILQAPTGAGKSTALPLALLDWPEINGRILMLEPRRVAARSIAAYLARCRQQPLGQTVGYRVRGETHVSRNTKLEIITEGILTRMIQQDPTLDGVAMVIFDEIHERHLTTDLGLALALEVQTSVRDDLKILAMSATLQGVPLAQLLPDACTLTSEGRSFPITIGYRAVSGHQQERSALPAWLSHMGKTIVAMFNGTDVPELNDVQRLGSMLAFLPGRAEILKLQEYLTARLPDDIQLYLMYGDLPAALQDAAIAPPMAGKRKLVLSTNVAESSLTIEGITMVVDSGYRRQASFNPRTGVTRLGLKRISQASAQQRAGRAGRVAAGFCMRLWSQEEQGRLAAADDPEILTGELLPMVFEAANWGVKSLAQLPLLTPANEANEAVAWELLQALELVDAQHKLTEHGRAAYQFGATSPRLAHMVVKASALVADNADKQLLGLACLLAALLEARSRGSGCDVLDQLPQLLRGPEVKQAKQWLRRCQLAEEPASYLKAVNYHDVALLLALAFPDRIAKARGAAGFVLANGTGVTLERDAALASADWLVVADFQEQEGRSSGRVYLATMLPAALLDNELAFLCQWQDEAGWDDSKGRFLAERQRRLGKLILKREPLPQLDNALKCKALLALIRQRSLSLLNMDDRVRQLQFRLRLAQSTDPTQFPEMSDTALLTSLEQWLAPYLDDVSQLKQLATLDIYSLLLNCLSWQARQQLDEWLPTHWPMATGTRAPIRYDESGRALLSVRLQEALGMSDSPRLLQGKLVITMELLSPAHRPLALTADLASFWQGPYTEVKKEMRGRYPKHLWPDDPANTLPTKYTKKRTEAKPS comes from the coding sequence TTGGACGCGTTACCCATCAACAGCCTACTGCCAGAATTGCGGCAAGCGCTGGCATCCGTAAATCGGATTATTCTACAAGCACCAACCGGTGCGGGGAAGTCTACGGCACTACCGTTGGCGCTGCTCGACTGGCCGGAAATTAACGGTCGGATATTGATGCTGGAGCCTCGGCGTGTGGCGGCGCGCAGTATTGCGGCATATCTGGCGCGTTGTCGGCAGCAGCCGCTGGGGCAAACGGTAGGGTATCGGGTTCGCGGTGAAACACATGTTAGCCGTAATACCAAGCTGGAGATCATCACTGAAGGTATTTTGACCAGGATGATCCAGCAAGATCCCACGCTTGACGGTGTGGCCATGGTGATCTTTGATGAGATCCACGAACGCCATCTCACCACTGATTTGGGGCTGGCACTGGCACTGGAAGTGCAAACTTCTGTCAGAGATGATCTTAAAATTCTAGCCATGTCGGCGACTTTGCAAGGCGTGCCATTGGCACAGTTGCTGCCGGATGCTTGCACGTTAACGAGCGAAGGTCGGAGCTTCCCTATCACCATCGGTTACCGGGCGGTATCTGGTCATCAGCAAGAACGCAGTGCTTTGCCAGCATGGCTTAGCCATATGGGCAAAACCATTGTCGCCATGTTCAATGGCACTGATGTGCCTGAACTCAATGACGTGCAGCGTTTGGGGTCGATGCTGGCATTTCTGCCTGGACGCGCCGAGATCCTCAAGTTACAGGAGTATCTCACTGCGCGTTTGCCTGACGATATACAGCTTTATCTGATGTATGGTGATTTACCTGCGGCGTTGCAAGATGCGGCTATTGCGCCGCCAATGGCTGGAAAGCGCAAACTGGTACTGTCGACTAATGTGGCAGAGTCCAGCCTTACCATCGAAGGGATCACTATGGTGGTGGACAGTGGCTATCGGCGTCAGGCGAGTTTTAATCCGCGTACGGGGGTGACCCGGCTGGGACTAAAACGGATCAGTCAGGCATCGGCGCAGCAACGTGCCGGGCGCGCCGGGCGAGTAGCCGCGGGATTCTGTATGCGTTTGTGGTCGCAGGAAGAACAGGGGCGCTTAGCCGCGGCGGATGATCCAGAAATTCTCACCGGTGAGCTGCTCCCTATGGTCTTCGAAGCGGCGAATTGGGGAGTGAAATCCTTAGCGCAATTGCCTTTGTTGACACCGGCGAATGAGGCGAATGAGGCCGTTGCCTGGGAACTGTTGCAGGCATTGGAATTGGTTGATGCCCAGCACAAATTGACCGAGCATGGACGTGCCGCTTACCAATTTGGTGCCACATCGCCACGTTTAGCCCATATGGTGGTGAAGGCGAGTGCTCTGGTGGCCGATAATGCCGATAAACAGTTACTGGGTCTTGCTTGTCTATTGGCGGCCTTATTGGAAGCTCGCAGTCGCGGTTCTGGGTGCGATGTGCTGGATCAATTACCGCAACTGCTGCGAGGGCCTGAAGTCAAACAGGCCAAACAATGGTTGCGTCGTTGTCAGTTAGCCGAAGAGCCTGCCAGTTATCTCAAGGCGGTCAATTATCATGATGTGGCATTGCTGTTGGCACTAGCGTTTCCAGATAGAATTGCTAAGGCGCGTGGCGCCGCCGGGTTCGTTTTGGCTAATGGCACCGGCGTGACTCTGGAACGCGATGCTGCGCTAGCGAGTGCTGATTGGCTGGTCGTTGCCGATTTTCAAGAACAGGAAGGACGTAGCAGCGGCCGGGTTTATCTGGCAACAATGCTGCCCGCCGCACTGCTAGATAATGAATTGGCATTTCTTTGTCAGTGGCAGGACGAAGCGGGATGGGATGACAGTAAAGGCCGCTTTCTGGCGGAGCGGCAACGCCGTTTAGGCAAGCTGATTTTAAAACGCGAACCACTGCCACAATTAGATAATGCACTTAAGTGCAAAGCCTTGCTGGCACTGATCAGGCAGCGTAGCCTCAGCCTGTTAAATATGGATGATCGCGTCAGACAGTTACAGTTCAGGTTGCGGCTTGCACAATCGACAGATCCAACCCAGTTCCCCGAGATGAGTGACACGGCGCTATTAACATCGCTTGAGCAATGGTTAGCACCGTATCTGGACGATGTATCGCAACTCAAACAATTGGCAACTTTGGATATTTATTCGCTGCTACTGAATTGTTTATCTTGGCAGGCGCGGCAGCAATTGGATGAGTGGTTACCCACGCATTGGCCGATGGCAACCGGTACTCGGGCGCCAATCCGCTATGACGAAAGTGGCCGGGCATTATTAAGTGTGCGGCTGCAAGAAGCGTTAGGCATGTCTGACAGTCCGCGGTTACTGCAAGGTAAACTGGTGATCACCATGGAGCTGTTGTCTCCGGCGCACAGACCTTTGGCGCTGACAGCCGATCTTGCCAGTTTCTGGCAAGGGCCGTACACCGAAGTCAAAAAAGAGATGCGCGGTCGTTACCCTAAACACTTATGGCCGGATGATCCCGCCAATACCTTGCCGACCAAATATACCAAGAAAAGAACGGAGGCTAAGCCGTCCTGA